The Pantoea trifolii nucleotide sequence CAGCGTTTGGTCGACATCTTCATCGCTGATCGTCAGCTGAACCAGACGACGCGTGTTTGGATCGAGCGTGGTTTCGCGCAGCTGCAGCGGGTTCATTTCACCCAAGCCCTTAAAGCGCTGCACATTCGGCTTACCTTTCTTACGCTTGAGCTGGTCCAGCACGCCCTCTTTCTCATCTTCATCTAGGGCGTAATAGACTTCTTTGCCGAGATCGATGCGATACAGCGGCGGCATGGCCACATATACATGGCCGTGCTGCACCAGCGAACGGAAATGCTTCACAAACAGCGCGCACAGCAGCGTGGCAATGTGCAAACCATCGGAATCCGCATCCGCGAGGATACAGATCTTGCCGTAACGCAGCTGGCTCAGATCTTCGCTGTCGGGATCGATACCGATCGCCACGGAAATATCATGCACTTCCTGCGAGGCCAGCACTTCGTCTGAAGAGACTTCCCAGGTGTTGAGGATCTTGCCTTTCAGCGGCATGATCGCTTGATAATCACGATCGCGCGCCTGCTTGGCGGATCCGCCCGCAGAATCCCCTTCGACGAGGAACAGTTCGGTTCGATTCAAATCCTGCGCGGTGCAGTCAGCCAGTTTGCCCGGCAGCGCCGGTCCGCTGGTGAGTTTTTTACGCACCACTTTCTTGGCGGCACGCATACGGCGCTGTGCGCTGGAGATCGCCAGCTCGGCCAGCATTTCAGCCGCCTGCACGTTCTGGTTCAGCCACAGGCTGAAAGCATCTTTGACCACCGCTGAGACGAACGCCGCACACTGACGTGACGACAGGCGCTCTTTCGTCTGACCGGCAAACTGTGGATCCTGCATCTTCACCGACAGTACGTACGCACAGCGATCCCAGATATCTTCCGCCGAGAGCTTCACGCCGCGCGGCAAAATATTGCGGTATTCGCAGAACTCACGCATGGCATCCAGCAATCCCTGACGCAAGCCGTTGACGTGCGTGCCGCCTTGCATGGTTGGGATCAGGTTGACGTAGCTTTCCGTTAGCAGCTCACCGCCTTCCGGCAGCCACAGCAGCGCCCAATCCACCGCTTCCACATCGCCGGCAAAACTGCCCACAAAAGGTTTTTCCGGCAGCGTCGGCAAGCCGTCAACCGCCTCACACAGGTAATCGGTCAGGCCATCCTGATACATCCAGGTTTGTTCGGTATCGTTGACCTTGTCTTTAAAGACAATTTCAACGCCCGGACAGAGCACGGCTTTGGCTTTTAACAGATGCGATAAACGGGAAACCGAGAAACGCGGGCTATCAAAGAAGCTTTCATCTGGCCAGAAATGTACGCTGGTGCCGGTGTTGCGTTTACCG carries:
- the parE gene encoding DNA topoisomerase IV subunit B; translation: MSQSSYNADAIEVLTGLEPVRRRPGMYTDTTRPNHLGQEVIDNSVDEALAGHAKRVEVILHADQSLEVIDDGRGMPVDIHPEEGVPAVELILCRLHAGGKFSNKNYQFSGGLHGVGISVVNALSKRVEVTVRRNGEIYQIAFENGDKVQDLTVTGTVGKRNTGTSVHFWPDESFFDSPRFSVSRLSHLLKAKAVLCPGVEIVFKDKVNDTEQTWMYQDGLTDYLCEAVDGLPTLPEKPFVGSFAGDVEAVDWALLWLPEGGELLTESYVNLIPTMQGGTHVNGLRQGLLDAMREFCEYRNILPRGVKLSAEDIWDRCAYVLSVKMQDPQFAGQTKERLSSRQCAAFVSAVVKDAFSLWLNQNVQAAEMLAELAISSAQRRMRAAKKVVRKKLTSGPALPGKLADCTAQDLNRTELFLVEGDSAGGSAKQARDRDYQAIMPLKGKILNTWEVSSDEVLASQEVHDISVAIGIDPDSEDLSQLRYGKICILADADSDGLHIATLLCALFVKHFRSLVQHGHVYVAMPPLYRIDLGKEVYYALDEDEKEGVLDQLKRKKGKPNVQRFKGLGEMNPLQLRETTLDPNTRRLVQLTISDEDVDQTLRVMDMLLAKKRSEDRRNWLQEKGDLADLEV